The genome window GTGTATACTTGTTTgaggttttgtgtatgtgtgtaatggGAATGCATGGCTTATCAAAAGACAATCCCTGATTCCCTGTCCAACCAAATTCCTCAaaaaaaaacaaaggaaaaaaGCTGAAAATGTTTCAATGCACTGTTGCATTTCTCCTTTTGATCACTTTTCAGTGTGCTGCTATGGCGTAACATTATTAAGAGCATACATATTGATATACGTTTAAAAGGGAGTGGCTATTTTTACAAGGATATAGGTTTATGTTTCTCGTAACCAGATATGATATTGTTCAACTGGAATGTAACTAGGTAAATAGAAAATATGAAACATGCAAAATGTTTTCCCTCGTTTTATGATAATTCTGttaaattgattaaatgtgtTTACAGCATATTTTGATTTACATTACATCAATGTAAATATAATTTGTAAAGATAttgttttgtatatttttttgtgaAATGTTTCTTAAATGaaattttaataaaaaataaaaaagattgacAACATAAGTTCTTTATCACTCATGGGGTACTAACTCAGTCAACAACCTATATCAATCCTATTTGCATACAGCCAGCGATCTAAGCTCTGTGAATTTGAGTGTTTAATGAGCTTGATAATCAAACTATGTTGACATGATAGCCCGTCTACACTGGACACACCTATTAAGAATGAGAAATTCACTAATCATTCACTAACATTTTGATGTTCCAAAACTATTTTGAAATGGTAATGCCTTATGATAGGTACCAACTATCTGTGACTGGCCACACTTCCCACAGTAGCTGCTCTTTCATCATTATGATGTAATCAGAAAGCTCCCAATTTACTTGGTAAATACATCATGACCTAAATTTTGAACTGTATTAATTTGATTCCAAGACAAATACATTTGCTGTCATTTTGACACTTTTATTCATAGAGACATGACCTACATTCTTTATGGGATGCACTCTTTTACATTCAAACTACTCCAAAGCATAATCTTcattcagtataaatatataatcAATATAACATCGTTTTTAATATCGTAGTGAAACAGAACGCTGAAAACCAATGCATCAATTTGTAAATACATCCAAGCACGTCTGATTCTCATCCACTTTGTTAAATTTGTAACCAAGCATACTTTCCCAAAAAATAGGCTACAGCATTCTTTAAATGTTGTCAGTTGCAGAGTTGTTATGAGGATCATCTGTGAATTGTGGAATAACTTATGCACCTGTGAACACACGGTTTCTGAATATATAATTTCAAATAAAATGCCTACATTATGACTtagtgagggatggaggggttgaAAGCTGCAAGTCTCAGACCCACAGTCTCATAACTTGACTGAGAAGGAGGTTCCGCAGGAGCAGCCATGGTCTGCCTGAGGGTTTTTCAGCATCTGGAAGGAGGAGCGAATCAGCTCCTGAGTATAGTCCAGTGTAGAGCCTTTCACAAACTCCAGGCTGTCTTCGTCCACAATGACCCCTACCCCTCCCTGCTCAAacacgctgagagagagagggagagaaagagtttAGAATGGATAAAAAAAGGGTGTTGGAAGGGATCGAGGACAAAGAGATAAACAGATATGATCAGATAACAATGATTGTGTTACTACAAATAATTGTGTTACTGCTGCATGCCATTCATTCAGTTCATCAATAATGAGTTCACTCTTGAATGACAACAGAGCGACAGATTAATCAATGACAACTACCTGTCCTCCTCGTTCCTGGTACTGTCAATGATAAACTTGTACTGGAACCCAGAGcagcctcccccttccacctgtATTCTCAGGTACTGTCCCTTATCCATGATCTCTCTTAGCCTctgaagacacagacagagaaaaggGTAATTAGGTCAGTACTTGACATGTGGAGTATCCAAGTATCCCTTGATCATCCACCACTGTTGAGGAAGTGAATGCTGAGAGAAAGACACTAGAGCTTTATAGCCCACACATATGGGGATGGATTTAAATAAGttacattatactgtttatagaGTACAATATTATAATTTTGTGTGTGAAtaattaccctaaccttaacacatGATGCACTGAGGTATACTTTCTCTTCAACTGGACTGGACTCTGCTGTTTTCTCCTGGGCTGATTTGCTGCTCAAGCGTGAGAGACTTGTGTAGAGGGGTTGAGACCTTTGGGGACATCTCAGCAATATTGGTTGGACCCCATTGGTGAAAAGGGGAAATGAGGCCCTGAAAGAAAAAAagccttgtcaaaacacaacacCAAAGAGCCTCAAGGCATTCACATCACTTTCACACTTACAATTTCTTCATTTAAATAAAAACGAATCAACTAGTTAATGTTAACCAGCTAATAACAAAGTAATGCAACTCTATGCCTACAATATTGATTTATAAAGGCCTAACTTCACACTGACAGGTAACGTTATTGGCTACTACTACTTTGGTAGAAGGAATGGGTCATGTAAAGGCTCAGCGATCCATGGCAGCTGAATAG of Salmo salar chromosome ssa01, Ssal_v3.1, whole genome shotgun sequence contains these proteins:
- the LOC106591720 gene encoding iron-sulfur cluster assembly 2 homolog, mitochondrial, which encodes MLWKMLFVLRRGAMLSATKTMSWTLTRASFPLFTNGVQPILLRCPQRSQPLYTSLSRLSSKSAQEKTAESSPVEEKVYLSASCVKRLREIMDKGQYLRIQVEGGGCSGFQYKFIIDSTRNEEDSVFEQGGVGVIVDEDSLEFVKGSTLDYTQELIRSSFQMLKNPQADHGCSCGTSFSVKL